The genomic region GCAATGGTCCCAGTCTCCAAATCGCTGTAAAATGCGTACATTGTATGACAGACGTTTCTCTGTCACGAGACAGGATGCTATCTCTCCGTTATTGCACATGCATGGAAAGCGGCGTTGCAGCACCCGAGCACCAGTGCTCTCTATATTTGATTTTTTCAAATTCgtatttttgaagttttaaaaaaatgtgaaATTATTTCCCAGGATGCATATACACATTCCGAATACCCGTTGCAAGTTTCGGTACAAATGTCGTTTTGTTTTGGACTATAGAAAAAAACAAATTTCTGACATTATATACGAGAAAAAAGGTGCCATTTCTGTCAGAAATTGCTCTTTTTTGTATTTCCTAAAATACAAAGTATTTCATCTCTAGATTTCTACCAGTCCTTAGGAATATGTGTACGTATTCACATATTTGTTTTAAGATTTTTTTTGAGCATCGAAAGTGtgtttttcaaaaaattcaaatatcAAGAGCAATGAAGCTCGGTAGCTACAGGCACTTTTCGCACATGCATGCACAATCTCTCTCTCTTCTTCGATAAAACGTTGCAGAGGCCGGTCTGCGGGTAGCTCGGAATCCACCACGTTGAACCAGTATCGGGATGTGTGCTGTCAGCCGTATAGCCTTTTCCACCGTGGCATGAAAGGCCGTATATTAGCGTATTCCATGGTAGGCCCCTAGTAGGAGTGATAGGTATCTGACATAGGCGAGGCAACATCTCTTCATCCAATTTGGCCAGTCTGTGGGCTGACTAGTGATTTGATGGGCCATCACTCCTTTTTGCAGGTCGCCATTATTGAGACTATTGATGAAGGAGAGTTTTGTGAGGGAGGGTTCCTTGAAGATCCACATTTATTAGCACCCTAATCACAGGTCCTCTAGACAATATTTTGCTCACAAAACAGTTTTTTGCTTAAATGTTGTACTTTGGGAGATTAGCGATGTCAAAATAGAGAAACACTTAGAAGGAAAACTAAACAAACGAACAAGAGCGTTTTATGTGATGCCTGATGAACAATACTTTCAATGGTGGTAATTACTTCGATCAAGATCTAACATCTAATTGTACATCAACATTGCACACGCAGGGTTTGGGTGCGGGTAATCCTTATTGATTCGTTCAGAGAGCAGTAAAGCTGGGTCACCTGTCGCACCGCTGGCTCACTGTCGCTCCTCACCCGTGAGACGCTAAGGTGTTGAAACGaaagaagaggagagagagagagtgcgcaGCATGCAAAAGTAACCAGAGAGAGCTGTCGGCTGCAAAGCCTTTTGGATAGTTTTTTAAGAGGTATTTTCACGACCGGGTCGACATGTCAACTCCTGCACTTAACGAGGCACCAGAACTGCTAATGGTTTCCTTGGCTACAATGAGTCGCACAAATCTCGATGGACCATATTCTAAAGGAATGGTAAGATAAGGGGGTGCCTAGGCACCCGGGATCTAAAAATCCATTCTCAGCCTGCAAAACGTGCGACAAGCCCGTGCCGCCTGGGGACATGGCGGTGGCAGTATGGACAATGGACGTGGCCACCGAGCAGTGGGAGAGGGACGACGGCGGTGAGGACCTCCGTGTGGCTGAACTGTGGGAAATGGAGGGCTTCAAGGCGGCGAGGCTACCACGCGTGGAGCCGATCCTCCCGATGTTGTGTGCATTGGAGAAcaatggtggcggtggcggtggcggcgtgtTGTGCTTCAGCCTCAATGCGGGGGACTACAAGCAGGTCCACCAATGTCGCCTCGACATGAGCACCAAGACCTTGCTGCCGCCGCCTGTCTTGATCGATGACTGGTGGTCTAGTCCTCATCTCTGTTGCAACTTCTTAAAACGCGTGTTCGCCACCACACCAGACAATGACGATGAAAAGGACGTGGAGGAGGTTCTCCCACCCAAGAGAGGTCGCagtgaggaggagaaggaggaagaagacgatgtgTGCTCAGTTCCTCCGCCAAAGAGGTCCATGCTGCCATTGCCAGTCACCTCCAACCGACATTAACTACTTATTGCCGGGTGACAAGCGATGCACTTGTGATATATGACATTCCCCTGGAGTATAAAAAAACGTCTTATGTTTTGATACAAGGGAATAAGTATTAACTCGTGTGCGTGTCACTTTAGGGCCACTTGATTTTTAAGATTTTTTCATGCCTTAATAGGTTTATAGGATTGGAAGCCCTAGGATTTTTTTCCCTATGGAACTCAGAATACAAATTTCCCTCGGGGCCAATCTCATGGAGTTCTTGCGTTTTTATTATGGTGCAAAAAATAACTAAAACAACATATCTTTCTGTTGTTATTTCCTGTATGATTCAGTATGCCATGATATCTGAATCCTCTATCTGTGAACCAAAGAAGCCCTtccatttcttttttttcttatgcAATAGTACTAATTAAGAACATACCCACCTTGGGGCTCTAGTGACAAATTAAGTTGATCACAACCAGATTTTGTGCTGCTTTAGATAGGGTATGGAGTCATGGATAGCTCCTAGAAGAATTATTTCATTCTGCTTGGTTAATTCACCTATGTTATATTTGATCCATCGCCCTGCTTTCCCATGCATGAACCACTGAACACAATCTCTATAAGTAATTTCGAAGAGTTTTCACTGGGATTTGGTTGAGTTCAACTGAGCAACAACAAGATTCATCTACCAACATTGATACCCTACCCTTTCTTAATTGTAACCACTCAAAGTGCAAAATGAATACCTAAGTCGGCCGAAATTTCCAGAACATTTTATCGCACAATATTGCTTCCACATGCCCCCTCTATCGAGAACTTATCTATTTCTACTCTTGTCGTCCTAGCATAGGATGTCATCCCGCAATTAAGCTCCTCGGCAGGCTTGCTGATCGTCCTCGGCTACAGGAGGCGTTTTGCCCGATATGCACCTCAACATTGGCATATTGAGCTAACAACTAACAAAAATATAATAATTAGCGTATAACTGTTATAATATAATTTTTCAAAGAGAATGATGTCAGACTGATTCAACAAACTGCAAAAGCAACTAAAGCTCTTATATTAGTTTTGAATCAAATGTGCCATAAATTCAGTAATTGTCATTTCTAAGATGTATATATGCCTCGACATTCGGTTAGGAAGGATCAAATTGACCGCCTAAGTGTGCTTCCCTAACACATCAATCAATCAATATATATATAGATACTAAGCTTTGTTGATTTGAATCGTCCTGGTGCTTTGGGGGTAGTGGTGTCATTGCGGGCCCCCCCTGTAAGTGCATGTGTTGTGTAGTTTTTATTTCTCTTTCACTTCTAATTTTTAATTTTTTCACATTTTAATTCCTGAGCGCTTATTAAAACTTGTGAACAttaaaaacacaaacatttttttaaaaaaattaacatATTTGTTGGATTCATTAATATTTATTAGATTTGTAGATATTTCTTAAGTCTGTGATTTTTTACAAGTTTGAAAAATTATTTAATTTACAATTATTTTCTAAAATCAATGATTATTTTATAAATTTGTGATTTTTTCTAAAATTTATAATATTTTTTAGAAATCCTTGAACATCTATTAATTCAGCTAACTTTTTCAAATAAAAAATAGAGTTGATTTTTTTTCTGAGTTAGAAGTCAGGTGAGTGAAGAAACTAAATAAAGAGTAGGGAGCCGAGTGAGGAAAACATCTATTAATTCGgctaactttttctgggttagaAGTCGGGTGAGCCCCATGTTAGCGTTACATAAATACTTTCACTGTTTTAGTATGGAATATGAGCTCTCGGTAGGCTCAAACAATCACCACCGGCTGACATGCTGACATCAAGGCTGAACATTTAAAGACACTCCAATCACACAACAAATAACTTCATTCTCGTCTAGGCACAAATACTTTCTCCAATAGCAATGGAACAAGACATATGAAAAAACACACTCTCAAAACATAAGTCAACACAgataaaatcaaaacaaaacaactaATCATAATAATCTACTCTACTAGATATAAAAGATTTAATCCAACAAGCGAATAACGGCGAAGCGAAGCACGGGTTAGCCTATAGTCAAAACTAGGTCCATGACTACCCAAAAAAAAAACTATGTCCATGGCAAGCACTTGCTCCTATTTTCTTGGACTTTTGGAGCTCTTttactattttatttttatttttattacatCTTTATTACTAGTAAAAAAAAGTTTTGATGGAATCTACTAATCCACGTGACAGTGGTatagcccatcagggttcaaatcctagtgctcgcatttatcctggatttatttcagaatttccggtgatACACTTTTAGCGGGAGGATACGTTCCTGCCGACTACAAGGCGCCTACAGTAACTTCGTAAAATCTCGATATGCCGGCTCAGTTTCTCAAAGGTGCGTATAGGATAGGGTATGTGTTCataaggatgagtgtatgcgcgctTATACGAGCTCTTGCGTCTGCGTTGCGTTAAGAAAAAGACTGACTGACAGCTTTCTGAACTGAAAAGCAACGATAAGCAACCAATGGCGCTGACCGCAGCTGTCACCCACGCCTCGCGCGCGCTCCCGCGGCGGCGCCACCGCCGCGCTCCGGCTCCCTCCACCCGCCTCGCCCCTCCCCTCTCCACGCCGACACCGCCGCCGACACGTCCGGCGACCCTCGACCGCGTGTTCTCCGACCTGGAGGCCCAGCCGCGCCTCCTCACGCCGTCCCTCCTCGCCCCGCTCCTCGCCGCGCTCCCGCTCCAcccgtccccgcgccgccgcctcgcggcCCTCCGCGGCCTCCTGCCcgtctccctcctccgccgccacccgGACCTCGCGCTCCGCCTCCTCCACATCCACGCCTCCCTCGGCCTCCTCGCCTACGCGCACCACATCTTCGACCACCTCCTTCCCGCGCGCACCCGCCGGGACCGCGCGTTCCCGTGGAACTGCCTCGTCGCCGGCTACGCACACGTCGGCCGCTACGACGATGCGCTTGCCCTCTACCTCCAGATGGACGAGGAGGGCGCCCCGCGCGACGGGTTCACCTTCGAGAGCGCGCTCCGGGCCTGCGCAGGCGCCCGGTCCGCCGAGCTCGGTCGGGCCGTGCACCGCGACGCCGTGAGCGCCGGCCTCGCTGCCGACGTCTCCGTGTGCGACGCCCTCGTGGAGATGTACGCCCAGTGCGGCGACCTGGAGATGGCGTGCCAGGTGTTTGACGCAATGCCGGAGAGGGACGCCGTCTCGTGGAACGTCATGCTCGCTGGCTTGCTGGGGCACGGTGGCCTCTCTCCTCAGGCAACGGAGGTCTGGAGAAGGATGCTCGGAGAAGGGCACAAGCCCGACTCGGTCGTGCTGTCGAAGATGCTCTGCCATCACCCTGATGATGGCAAACAGGGACTGGAGGTTCATGCCTGGGTGATTCGCCATGAGCTTGAGATAGAGTTGCCAGTGGCAAATGCTCTGATTGGAATGTACGCCAGAAAGAAACAGCTAGGACATGCTCTTTCCATTTTCGAGTCGATGCCCGCGAGGGATCTGGCGTCATGGAATGCTATAATCTCTGCACACAGCCAACATTTCGGCGTTCTCATGATGTTCCGCCGCATGGTTGACTCCGGACTGCAGCCGAACGAGGCCACCTTCGTCGCGGTGCTGTCCGCGTGCGACAATCTAGGGTTGGTGGAGGGCGGCATGAGGCTGTTCTCTGAGATGGAGAACAAGTACAGGATTCAGCATACTGTACAGCACTGTACCTCTGTGGTCAACATGCTAGGCAAAGCTGGGATGGTGGATGAGGCTTATGAGTTCATGTCGAAGCGGCCGCGTCTCGGCAGCGAGCCAACAGTCTTGAGGGCGCTGCTTCATGCTAGTTCAGTACATGGCAACATAAGGATAGGCGAAATTGCCGCCAAGAAGTTATTCGACCTGGAGCCTGACAATGCGCATCATTTCGTCACACTGATGAAAATGTATGACAACACGGGTAGGTTGGAGGAGCTCGAGAAGGTGAAGAAAACGATGAGGGATAAAGGGCTTTAACGTTGACCTGTTGGGTCACCACTAATCTCAACTTCTGTAGAAAGCCCCGGCATCTTCATTGCTGCCATGTGGTGGTGATTTCTTACCAGTCTGCCAAGCTCCGGCATCTTCTGTATTAACATACATTAAGATTCAAATGTTTTTATAGCAAAGTATCAGC from Triticum aestivum cultivar Chinese Spring chromosome 4A, IWGSC CS RefSeq v2.1, whole genome shotgun sequence harbors:
- the LOC123087540 gene encoding pentatricopeptide repeat-containing protein At4g25270, chloroplastic; its protein translation is MALTAAVTHASRALPRRRHRRAPAPSTRLAPPLSTPTPPPTRPATLDRVFSDLEAQPRLLTPSLLAPLLAALPLHPSPRRRLAALRGLLPVSLLRRHPDLALRLLHIHASLGLLAYAHHIFDHLLPARTRRDRAFPWNCLVAGYAHVGRYDDALALYLQMDEEGAPRDGFTFESALRACAGARSAELGRAVHRDAVSAGLAADVSVCDALVEMYAQCGDLEMACQVFDAMPERDAVSWNVMLAGLLGHGGLSPQATEVWRRMLGEGHKPDSVVLSKMLCHHPDDGKQGLEVHAWVIRHELEIELPVANALIGMYARKKQLGHALSIFESMPARDLASWNAIISAHSQHFGVLMMFRRMVDSGLQPNEATFVAVLSACDNLGLVEGGMRLFSEMENKYRIQHTVQHCTSVVNMLGKAGMVDEAYEFMSKRPRLGSEPTVLRALLHASSVHGNIRIGEIAAKKLFDLEPDNAHHFVTLMKMYDNTGRLEELEKVKKTMRDKGL